In a single window of the Pleurodeles waltl isolate 20211129_DDA chromosome 4_2, aPleWal1.hap1.20221129, whole genome shotgun sequence genome:
- the MVB12A gene encoding multivesicular body subunit 12A, producing the protein MAETDSRPVTGVAWTSNSTTCAKDFNVISSTVEGTSANFGKGFGQKSGYFLSVSLAQSGENVVTDIQILSERSPLPGGYTYIGEFLEPKTSVSKKKRICVKLLPLGASDMAVFDIKLTSSKSKQSVPQFMRVGDINGFVIWCKKDKVAVPKPLPKPRSVSLDMRGLSLEGSDSTGTQPRRTSSAMPERPNMKQATLERSNSVYDATNIYGITAMDGVPFALHPRFENKNISPNVWSSAFLELQIKTLSDIENEYNYGFVVERTAAARLPPNVS; encoded by the exons ATCTCAAGTACGGTGGAAGGCACATCTGCAAATTTTGGGAAAGGATTTGGGCAGAAATCGGGCTACTTCCTCAGTGTGAGCTTAGCTCAGAGTGGTGAG AACGTGGTGACAGACATCCAGATTTTGAGTGAACGGTCCCCACTGCCTGGCGGATATACCTACATCGGCGAGTTCTTGGAACCAA AGACCTCCGTATCAAAGAAGAAGCGAATATGCGTGAAACTTCTCCCACTGGGTGCATCGGACATGGCGGTTTTTGACATCAAGTTGACTTCTTCAAAAAGTAAACAATCTGTGCCGCAGTTTATGCGCGTCGG GGACATCAACGGCTTTGTTATCTGGTGCAAAAAGGATAAGGTTGCTGTGCCAAAGCCACTCCCCAAACCGAGAAGCGTCAGTTTGGACATGAGAGGCCTGTCCTTGGAAGGTTCAGACTCCACTGGAACGCA ACCCAGGCGGACATCAAGTGCTATGCCGGAAAGGCCCAACATGAAGCAAGCTACGCTGGAGCGCTCAAATTCAGTCTATGATGCAACCAATATCTACGGCATTACAG CTATGGATGGAGTCCCCTTTGCTCTGCATCCCAGATTTGAAAATAAGAACATCTCTCCAAAT GTGTGGTCGTCTGCATTTCTAGAGCTGCAAATCAAGACACTCTCAGACATTGAAAACGAG tacaaCTATGGATTTGTCGTTGAAAGAACTGCAGCTGCCAGACTTCCACCTAATGTCAGCTAG